The Apostichopus japonicus isolate 1M-3 chromosome 20, ASM3797524v1, whole genome shotgun sequence genome contains a region encoding:
- the LOC139962057 gene encoding protein lifeguard 4-like translates to MDAKADFQGSIEDDFRYGSNVAAADIGVRMGFLRKVFSILTCQLALTTAVSTLFLFSESVKGFVQTSPGMLMMNFILTFVVMMALMVKRREAPANMILLFVFTLLESITVGTVVTFYDKSVVLEAFVLTLAISFGLVLYTFQSKRDFSSWGAGLSVALLVLLMGGIMRLFFPYSDALEWCLSVGGALVFSLFIVFDTSLIMHKVSPEEYIMACINLYLDIINLFLHLLRILSKSQKQ, encoded by the exons ATGGATGCTAAAGCAGACTTTCAGGGCAGTATTGAGGATGACTTTCGATATGGATCTAATGTGGCTGCAGCTGACATTGGAGTCCGTATGG GTTTCCTGCGGAAGGTGTTCTCCATCCTGACATGCCAGCTGGCACTTACTACTGCAGTATCAACACTGTTCTTGTTCTCAGAATCTGTAAAGGGTTTTGTACAGACAAG CCCTGGGATGTTGATGATGAACTTCATACTGACGTTTGTCGTGATGATGGCACTCATGGTGAAGAGAAGAGAGGCCCCCGCAAACATGATCCTTCTGTTTGTGTTT ACTTTGCTAGAGTCGATCACAGTTGGTACTGTGGTGACATTTTATGACAAAAGCGTCGTTCTAGAAGCATTTGTTCTGACTTTAGCAATCTCATTTGGTTTGGTCCTGTACACATTCCAATCAAAAAGAGACTTCAGCTCTTGGGGTGCTGG ACTTTCTGTAGCATTGCTGGTATTGCTGATGGGAGGCATTATGAGGCTATTCTTTCCATATTCAGATGCCCTTGAGTGGTGTTTGAGTGTCGGTGGTGCCTTGGTCTTCAGTCTGTTCATTGTGTTTGACACTAGCCTGATCATGCACAAGGTTTCCCCAGAGGAGTACATCATGGCCTGTATCAATCTATACCTGGATATCATCAACTTATTCCTGCACCTTCTAAGGATCCTAAGCAAAAGCCAAAAGCagtaa